In one Streptomyces sp. NBC_01241 genomic region, the following are encoded:
- a CDS encoding Rieske (2Fe-2S) protein, with protein MPGQPAARRTVLKGAALAGVAGLGVAACSTESKLGHAETPTPTAPVELGVPEEVPVGGSKLYREQRVVVSCPAKGQYKAFSAQCTHAGCLLDKVEDNVGNCPCHGSRFDTTTGQATRGPATAPLPSVPVRIEGGKLVAGPDA; from the coding sequence ATGCCCGGCCAGCCCGCCGCCCGCCGTACCGTGCTGAAGGGCGCCGCTCTCGCCGGCGTCGCCGGGCTGGGAGTGGCCGCCTGCTCGACCGAGTCGAAGCTCGGCCACGCCGAGACGCCGACGCCGACCGCCCCCGTCGAACTCGGCGTGCCGGAAGAGGTTCCGGTCGGCGGATCCAAGCTCTACCGCGAACAGCGGGTCGTCGTCAGCTGCCCGGCCAAGGGCCAGTACAAGGCGTTCAGCGCCCAGTGCACCCACGCGGGCTGCCTGCTGGACAAGGTCGAGGACAACGTCGGGAACTGCCCCTGCCACGGCAGCCGCTTCGACACGACGACCGGCCAGGCGACGCGCGGCCCGGCGACCGCGCCGCTGCCGTCCGTCCCGGTCCGGATCGAGGGCGGAAAGCTCGTCGCGGGCCCCGACGCCTGA
- the uvrC gene encoding excinuclease ABC subunit UvrC produces MADPSSYRPKPGQIPDSPGVYKFRDEHRRVIYVGKAKNLRQRLANYFQDLAALHPRTRTMVTTAASVEWTVVSTEVEALQLEYSWIKEFDPRFNVKYRDDKSYPYLAVTLNEEFPRVQVMRGAKKKGVRYFGPYGHAWAIRETVDLMLRVFPVRTCSAGVFKNAARTGRPCLLGYIGKCSAPCVGRVTPEEHRELAVDFCDFMAGRTGTYIRRLEKDMMAAAEEMEYERAARLRDDVEALKRAMEKSAVVLADATDADLIAVAEDDLEAAVQIFHVRGGRVRGQRGWVTDKVENVDTSGLVEHALQQLYGEETGDSVPKEVLVPALPEHPDAVSQWLADRRGSQVSLRIPQRGDKKDLMTTVQRNAQQALGLHKTKRASDLTTRSRALEEIAEALGLDTAPLRIECFDISHLQGDDVVASMVVFEDGLARKSEYRRFQIKGFEGQDDVRSMHEVIGRRFKRYLQEKERTGEWEETPAPSGPVPAPHTASTAPAVPAADPDTTPDPVGPTPDPVDTTPDPVGTTPGPVGTTPGPVDTTPDPDAEPREDDGRPKRFAYPPQLVVVDGGQPQVAAAKRALDELGIDDIAVCGLAKRLEEVWLPEDDDPVVLPRSSEGLYLLQRVRDEAHRFAITYQRAKRAKRIRSSPLDAVAGLGETRKQALIKHFGSVKKLKQATIDEICEAPGIGRRTAESVAIALASAAPATPAVNTATGEIIEEDDGGSTT; encoded by the coding sequence ATGGCAGACCCCTCCAGCTACCGCCCCAAGCCGGGACAGATCCCCGACTCCCCGGGGGTCTACAAATTCCGCGACGAACACCGCCGGGTGATCTACGTCGGAAAGGCCAAGAACCTGCGCCAGCGCCTGGCCAATTACTTCCAGGACCTGGCCGCTCTCCACCCGCGTACGCGCACGATGGTCACCACGGCCGCCTCGGTGGAGTGGACCGTCGTCTCCACGGAGGTCGAGGCGCTTCAGCTGGAGTACTCCTGGATCAAGGAGTTCGACCCCCGGTTCAACGTCAAGTACCGCGACGACAAGAGCTATCCGTACCTCGCGGTCACGCTCAACGAGGAATTCCCGCGCGTCCAGGTCATGCGCGGAGCCAAGAAGAAGGGCGTGCGCTACTTCGGTCCGTACGGGCACGCCTGGGCGATCCGCGAGACGGTCGACCTGATGCTCCGGGTCTTTCCGGTGCGTACGTGCTCCGCCGGAGTCTTCAAGAACGCCGCCAGGACCGGCCGCCCGTGCCTCCTCGGCTACATCGGCAAGTGCTCGGCCCCCTGCGTCGGCCGGGTCACCCCCGAGGAACACCGCGAACTGGCGGTCGACTTCTGCGACTTCATGGCCGGCCGCACCGGCACGTACATCCGCCGCCTGGAGAAGGACATGATGGCGGCGGCCGAAGAGATGGAGTACGAGCGGGCGGCCCGCCTCCGTGACGACGTGGAGGCCCTCAAGCGGGCCATGGAGAAGAGCGCCGTCGTCCTCGCCGACGCCACCGACGCCGACCTGATAGCGGTCGCCGAGGACGACCTCGAAGCCGCCGTCCAGATCTTCCACGTGCGCGGCGGCCGGGTGCGCGGCCAGCGCGGCTGGGTCACCGACAAGGTCGAGAACGTCGACACCTCGGGCCTGGTCGAGCACGCCCTGCAACAGCTGTACGGAGAGGAGACGGGCGACTCCGTCCCCAAGGAGGTCCTCGTCCCGGCCCTCCCCGAGCACCCCGACGCGGTCTCCCAGTGGCTCGCCGACCGCCGGGGCTCCCAGGTCAGCCTGCGCATCCCGCAGCGCGGCGACAAGAAGGACCTGATGACGACGGTCCAGCGCAACGCACAGCAGGCCCTGGGGCTGCACAAGACCAAACGCGCCTCCGACCTGACGACCCGCTCCCGGGCCCTGGAGGAGATCGCCGAGGCACTCGGCCTCGACACGGCTCCGCTGCGCATCGAGTGCTTCGACATTTCCCATCTCCAGGGCGACGACGTAGTCGCGTCCATGGTCGTCTTCGAGGACGGTCTCGCCCGCAAGAGCGAGTACCGCCGCTTCCAGATCAAGGGCTTCGAGGGCCAGGACGACGTCCGGTCGATGCACGAGGTGATCGGCCGCCGCTTCAAGCGGTATCTCCAGGAGAAGGAACGCACGGGGGAGTGGGAGGAGACCCCCGCCCCGAGCGGCCCCGTCCCGGCCCCGCACACCGCCTCGACGGCCCCGGCCGTCCCGGCCGCCGACCCGGACACCACCCCCGATCCGGTGGGCCCTACCCCCGATCCGGTGGACACCACCCCCGATCCGGTGGGCACTACCCCCGGTCCGGTGGGCACTACCCCCGGTCCGGTGGACACCACTCCCGATCCGGACGCCGAGCCCCGTGAGGACGACGGTCGTCCCAAGCGGTTCGCCTATCCGCCGCAGCTCGTCGTGGTCGACGGCGGTCAGCCGCAGGTCGCCGCGGCCAAACGCGCCCTCGACGAGCTCGGGATCGACGACATCGCCGTCTGCGGCCTCGCCAAGCGCCTCGAAGAGGTCTGGCTGCCCGAGGACGACGACCCCGTCGTCCTGCCCCGCTCCAGCGAAGGTCTCTACCTCCTCCAACGCGTCCGCGACGAGGCCCACCGCTTCGCGATCACGTACCAGCGCGCCAAACGGGCCAAGCGCATCCGGTCCAGCCCCCTGGATGCCGTCGCCGGCCTCGGCGAGACCCGGAAACAGGCGTTGATCAAGCATTTCGGCTCCGTGAAGAAGCTGAAGCAGGCGACAATCGACGAGATCTGCGAGGCGCCGGGGATAGGCCGCAGAACGGCGGAATCAGTGGCCATCGCCCTGGCCTCGGCCGCCCCGGCCACGCCCGCCGTGAACACGGCGACAGGAGAGATCATTGAAGAGGACGACGGGGGCAGCACGACATGA